The following proteins are encoded in a genomic region of Pyricularia oryzae 70-15 chromosome 6, whole genome shotgun sequence:
- a CDS encoding phenylacetone monooxygenase — MALEEIKERYEAERLKRFRPEMDKQYIDTRAAEFPKSLVRDPWIDYDAIAASEPPVVDGGEVKVLILGAGHNGLLQAYRIIEAGISVYDMCIVEIGGGFGGTWYWNRYPGLMCDVEGYTYMPLLEEFGYMPKHRYSYGQEIRGQSERIARRTGLDERALLGTRVDSQIWDEKAGRWVVAMTQDLGPKHGKRTFTVKAQYVVAATGVFPMPKIPRLPGLGECMAANKLKIIHTSRWDYEYTGGSQAVQDLVNLKDKTVAVVGTGATAIQVVPAVAKWAKHLYVVQRTPSYVGPRGQKETDPKTWKKEVAYKKGWQRERIINFNQLLTREEPYLGKNLVDDGWTHTPAGAGLLGSRAKGIISPDKISEHIDEMLAVDDARTKFVRDHIQKTVKNPETAEKLKPWYPSWCKRPAFHDDYLIAFNRDNVTLIDTDGKGMGGYADDGIIVNGEKLQVDVLILATGFTSSSNLVADERMGTVVKGANGRDLGEYWTAKEFLTPHMGVGMRDFPNMFAFVASGSGSSYNLTSSLDTTSRLTAHIITTAEKQAGSSAADKVVVRATIEGQEKHSAEVRKRAAWYADLGICTPSYFTGEGVSLIQPDTPEERLAKANHAGWGTGPVDWLEYAEKWMAEGIEGFEVTLAGGSNGLAK; from the coding sequence ATGGCACTCGAGGAGATCAAAGAGAGGTAcgaggccgagcgcctcaAGCGTTTCCGCCCCGAAATGGACAAACAATACATCGACACGCGGGCCGCTGAGTTCCCCAAGTCACTGGTACGCGATCCCTGGATCGACTACGACGCCATCGCAGCCAGCGAGCCCCCCGTTGTGGACGGAGGAGAGGTCAAGGTGCTTATCCTCGGCGCAGGCCACAACGGACTCCTCCAGGCCTACCGCATAATTGAGGCAGGGATTTCGGTCTACGACATGTGCATCGTCGAGATCGGGGGCGGCTTCGGCGGTACCTGGTACTGGAACCGCTACCCTGGCCTGATGTGCGACGTGGAGGGCTACACGTATATGCCGCTCCTGGAGGAGTTTGGCTACATGCCAAAGCACCGTTATTCGTACGGGCAGGAGATCCGGGGCCAGAGCGAGCGCATCGCAAGGCGGACGGGACTGGACGAGAGGGCGCTGCTCGGCACGCGCGTCGACAGCCAAATTTGGGACGAGAAGGCCGGGCGGTGGGTGGTTGCCATGACGCAGGACCTGGGACCAAAGCACGGCAAGCGAACCTTTACGGTAAAGGCGCAGTACGTCGTTGCCGCTACTGGCGTTTTCCCCATGCCCAAAATCCCTCGCCTGCCTGGATTGGGCGAATGCATGGCGGCGAACAAGCTTAAAATCATCCACACGTCGCGCTGGGACTACGAATACACGGGCGGATCTCAGGCCGTGCAGGACTTGGTAAACCTCAAAGACAAAACCGTCGCGGTGGTGGGCACCGGCGCTACGGCAATTCAGGTGGTGCCGGCCGTGGCCAAATGGGCCAAGCATTTGTACGTCGTCCAGCGCACGCCGTCGTACGTGGGCCCGCGGGGACAGAAAGAGACGGATCCCAAAACCTGGAAAAAGGAGGTTGCGTACAAAAAGGGCTGGCAACGGGAGCGCATCATCAATTTCAACCAGCTACTAACCCGCGAGGAGCCGTACTTGGGCAAAAATCTCGTCGATGACGGTTGGACGCACACTCCCGCCGGAGCAGGCCTGCTCGGCAGCCGCGCCAAGGGAATCATATCTCCCGACAAGATCTCCGAGCATATTGATGAAATGCTGGCGGTAGATGATGCAAGGACCAAATTTGTGCGTGACCACATACAAAAGACGGTCAAGAACCCCGAGACGGCCGAGAAGCTCAAGCCGTGGTATCCATCGTGGTGCAAAAGGCCAGCCTTTCACGACGATTATCTCATCGCCTTCAACCGCGACAACGTCACCTTGATTGACACGGACGGCAAAGGCATGGGAGGCTATGCGGATGACGGCATTATTGTCAACGGCGAAAAGCTCCAAGTCGACGTGCTTATTTTGGCAACGGGCTTCACCTCCAGCTCGAACCTCGTCGCCGACGAGAGAATGGGAACCGTCGTAAAGGGCGCCAATGGTCGTGATTTAGGAGAGTACTGGACCGCCAAAGAATTCTTGACGCCGCACATGGGCGTCGGCATGCGCGATTTCCCCAACATGTTTGCGTTCGTTGCGAGCGGATCCGGTTCGTCCTACAACCTGACAAGCTCGCTGGACACCACGTCCCGGCTCACTGCGCACATCATTACGACGGCGGAGAAGCAGGCCGGCAGCAGTGCCGCCGACAAGGTTGTGGTCCGAGCCACCATCGAGGGGCAGGAGAAGCACAGCGCCGAGGTCAGGAAGCGGGCGGCGTGGTATGCGGACCTGGGCATTTGCACGCCGTCCTACTTTACCGGCGAAGGCGTCTCGCTGATTCAGCCCGACACTCCCGAGGAGCGACTTGCAAAGGCCAACCACGCAGGTTGGGGAACCGGACCTGTGGATTGGCTCGAATATGCCGAGAAGTGGATGGCTGAGGGTATTGAAGGGTTTGAGGTTACGCTTGCTGGCGGATCAAACGGTTTGGCCAAGTGA